GCCGCTTCTGCAGTGGCAGCCGTTTCTTCCGCCATCAGCAAATCACGGTTGACCGTTTTAATGTCCGTTGGAGCCATATGTTTAAGCATGAACGGAATTACGAGTAGCGTAACAACAACGGGAACAATGTTGTACAAAGTTAATAAAGTATCTGACGCGCTGACCGTTTGTTTCGTGATTTTATAAATGATGTTGAGTGAGCTGGTAGGATCGGCCGATGCCAGTACAATGGAACTGGAAATTCCGGACGTCCAGACGACAAATCCCATGTAGGCAGCCGCCACTACATATCCGAAATCCATCTTTTCAAGCCGTTTGGCGATTTCTTTTGCCACAATGGTGCCGATGACAAGACCCAATCCCCAGTTGATCAATGAACCGATGGCACCGACAAAAAAGCAAAGGATCGCCGCCTGCACCTGGTTCTGCGGGATAGCCGCCAACTTTTGCAATCCTTTTTTGATAAGCGGAGCCTGTGCCAATGTGGTACCGCAGACAAGAATTAATGTCATTTGCAAAGCGAATGTAAAGATGTTTTGTGTTCCCCAAACGCCTTGATACCACGCGTTAATAATGCCCGACGTGGTTGCCTGCGGCACAAGCAGATAGATGAGGACTACCACCAGTAAGGTCAAGATGATCGCAAACAGGTAAGGGTCCGGCATATATCTCTGAACATACCGGACAAAAAAATGGGTTAACCGTTGGAACATACAACCACCTCATGATTTTGATTATTCTGACATTTTTTTGCAAAGGAGGACCTCGCCAACCATCTGGCGGTGTCCACGCTCTTTATGCAATGCCTAAATATGCCTCTTTTACATGTTCGTTCGCTAACAGTTCTTTTCCTGTTCCATCTAATATTATGCGGCCCGTCTCCAGCACATAACCTCGATCTGAAATCTGCAGCGCGTGGTGGATATTCTGTTCGACAAGCAGGATGGTGACTCCCTGTTTGGCGATCTGCTGAATGATTTCGAATACTTCTCCCACTAATTTCGGTGCCAGACCCAACGAGGGTTCATCCAACATGAGTAGCTTCGGGCGGGACATGAGGCCCCTTCCAATTGCGCACATCTGCTGTTCCCCGCCGCTCATCGTACCTGCTTTCTGGTGGCGTCTTTCCTGCAGTCTTGGAAACAGCTGCATGACCCAATCCAATGTCTCTTTGGAATGTTTACGGGCTTCTTTGCC
The sequence above is a segment of the Effusibacillus dendaii genome. Coding sequences within it:
- a CDS encoding TIGR00366 family protein, with product MFQRLTHFFVRYVQRYMPDPYLFAIILTLLVVVLIYLLVPQATTSGIINAWYQGVWGTQNIFTFALQMTLILVCGTTLAQAPLIKKGLQKLAAIPQNQVQAAILCFFVGAIGSLINWGLGLVIGTIVAKEIAKRLEKMDFGYVVAAAYMGFVVWTSGISSSIVLASADPTSSLNIIYKITKQTVSASDTLLTLYNIVPVVVTLLVIPFMLKHMAPTDIKTVNRDLLMAEETAATAEAAIKQQQEKTFASVLENAWILNLIIVVVGFYEFFTFLGGAVTINTMILLFTLLGMLFHWTPIRFVRAFTESAKSAGSLLLQYPLYGGIMALLAYVPAKGIDPLQTVLAQSLVKAATVHTLPFLNYIGSCIITMFVPSGGGHWGVQGPVSVQAAVSMGQTSPYYLGKMAMSVGFGEGVFNMIQPFWALPVIALAKLSIRDIMGYCVMALLVSFIIFGAALLIF
- a CDS encoding ABC transporter ATP-binding protein; translated protein: MLLQVEHLDVFYGDVQAIWDMSFHVNQGEIVTLVGANGAGKTTLLKTLSGLLQPRGGTITFDGVVTSSKKPHDIVAEGIVHIPEGRQLWSNMSVIENLELGAYGKEARKHSKETLDWVMQLFPRLQERRHQKAGTMSGGEQQMCAIGRGLMSRPKLLMLDEPSLGLAPKLVGEVFEIIQQIAKQGVTILLVEQNIHHALQISDRGYVLETGRIILDGTGKELLANEHVKEAYLGIA